TTTCGGCTGCGTGAACGCGCCCAGCGGCAGCGTTTCCTTGCGGCGGATCGTGTCCGGAATCACCGCGTCGATGAACGCCGCGCGCGACGCGAAACCGAGCGCGTCGAGCATCGCGCGCTGGTCGGCCTCGTCGGGGCCGATGTGCCGGCCGGCGAACGCATCGTGGCATTCAAGCGCGGCGAGTGACAGGGAAGTGCGGTTCATCGGACGATCCGGGTGTTCGAGCTTCATGTGAATTCCTGCGAAAGCGGCCCGCATGGAGCCGCCCTCGTCTGATAGAGAGTTATTCGCCGATCGACTTGCCGTAGCCTTCGGCGTCGAGCAGCTTGTCGAGGCCCGCGTCGCTCGCGGGCTTGATCTTGAAGAGCCAGCTTTCGTACGGCGCGCCGTTCACCTGATCCGGCGACGACGTCAGCGCGTCATTCGCCGCGACGACTTCGCCCGAAACCGGCGCGTAGATGTCGGAGGCGGCCTT
The Caballeronia sp. M1242 DNA segment above includes these coding regions:
- the gcvH gene encoding glycine cleavage system protein GcvH, which translates into the protein MSIPADLKYTESHEWVRTESDGTLTVGITDHAQEALGDIVFVELPAAGKSVAAGDAIAVIESVKAASDIYAPVSGEVVAANDALTSSPDQVNGAPYESWLFKIKPASDAGLDKLLDAEGYGKSIGE